The following nucleotide sequence is from Drosophila takahashii strain IR98-3 E-12201 chromosome 3L, DtakHiC1v2, whole genome shotgun sequence.
gatatattaattatttgctATGACATGTTTGAtccaataaatgtattttttcacgctgcaatagacaCCAGGATAATCGCTGGCGCAGCCAATGCCCCAGGAAACGATTCCGTAGAGGATTCCGTGCCTGGTCAGCGGACCGCCAGAATCGCCGGAGCAGCTGTCCTTTTTCTTTCTACTGGCGCAGATCATGTCCTTGTAGACTTTGATCCCGGTACCCTTGTACTTCTTCTGGCACGTGGTCCTATTCACGAAGTCGAGCTCCACGCGGCGCAGATAACGCTGGGCATTCTGGGCGTTAACCGACGTAATGCCCCAACCACTGCACCAAAATTTTCTGGGAAATCTTTTAGTTTTAGGAGAGGGCAATTTGACTGGCTGGCAACATTTGTTGTAGAAGATCGGTGACTTGAGCTTCATCATGGCCAGATCGTGTCTCATGGTGTTTTCATCATATGCCGCCAAGGCCCGGATCTTGCTCACATGTCGCAGTTGGCCATAACGCCTCTGTTCATCGGTTCCCACTCGCACCGTGTACTTCTCGGCTGGTCCAAAGTAGCAGTGATGGGCAGTCATGACCCAAACTCGGTTGATAATTACACAGCCGCAAACAAAGTAGTCGTCGTAGTGCAGAGATCCCTGGAAGGGGGCTTCCTCGCACGGGATCCTTTGGCCATTGACGATTCTAGTATTGAAATTCTCTTTTGCTTCCAGGGCGTTTATAAAGGGATTTGaggaaatatttccaaaattggGCCGTACATCCTTTCGTTTTTCGTACAACAGGTAGTGGGTTCCATTGTCCTTGTAATATCCGGACCACGCCGGATCCTTTTTGCGTCCTTCAATCCCCACTACAAGTAGTAGCAGCGCAGCACATATGGTAAGTTCTAAAAACCGCTGACCCATTACCGCTCAAGACCACGATCGCGAATTGACTAAACGATTTCAGCATTATCGACCCACCTTTCGACCTCTTGCAAAATGATTCGGGCCTTTTTAATGGGCTTCACGAGCTAACTAAAACCAGTCTATGACTTTGCCATTTCTTTTTATTGGGTCAGTTTagaatttgcaatttttaacCCCTTACAATCGGATTCCGACTTTTTGCATAGAATTTTCTAGATGAAGTCAtcgttatttataaaataaaatatttcaggtTTATGTGGAGTTCTGTtatcaataaaagaaaagctttaatatttgaatgcaaattaaattgatttaccttttttaaaaaatcaatcaattatcttaaaaataaatgggtTAATTTTGAGAACTTTTGTTCTGCTTTTGGCCGTGTCAAAAAAGCGATTTGTCACGAAAGTAAAATGAAGCGGGTCTTGACTTTATCGCTGGCATaagttttgcataaatttcgcCATAATTTAGCCGGTGCTTTGTCGTAGTTTATTGCCGCTAGTGGCAATGGCTTATTACCCCTTTTCACTCCTGCTTTTTTTTGCGGCAGGTTTCGGCTGCCCATTTTTGGTAGGGCGCCGCTTCCGCATGGCTCTCGAGCTGTAGACTCAGGCGGAgacaaaacaataaaactattaatttaatgtaaattttgcGCAGCTTAATTATGTGCGAAATCACAGGGGACACAATGGTGGATGTGGACACGGCCGGGCAGGAATAATTAGGCAGGCGCACTCGCACAAAAGTGAAAGGAGCACTTGGACTTGGGACCAGGTCCCCAGTTCCCCAGGTCCAGGTTTAGGCCATAATGGTGCCGCCGATAATTATGTAAGCAGGCAGCAGAAATTCATTAGCTCGGCGCCTATGCAAATTTCTTTTTACCCCGCTccttaaattgcatttacgcGGGAGCTGCCAACTGCCAGATAGCCGATAACGGTGGCATTTCACTCGTTTCTGGCCGAGATTACTCGCTTATCGCCGAATGGAATGCCAATTTCTGTGC
It contains:
- the LOC108065751 gene encoding trypsin 5G1; this translates as MGQRFLELTICAALLLLVVGIEGRKKDPAWSGYYKDNGTHYLLYEKRKDVRPNFGNISSNPFINALEAKENFNTRIVNGQRIPCEEAPFQGSLHYDDYFVCGCVIINRVWVMTAHHCYFGPAEKYTVRVGTDEQRRYGQLRHVSKIRALAAYDENTMRHDLAMMKLKSPIFYNKCCQPVKLPSPKTKRFPRKFWCSGWGITSVNAQNAQRYLRRVELDFVNRTTCQKKYKGTGIKVYKDMICASRKKKDSCSGDSGGPLTRHGILYGIVSWGIGCASDYPGVYCSVKKYIYWIKHVIANN